Proteins found in one Ovis canadensis isolate MfBH-ARS-UI-01 breed Bighorn chromosome 20, ARS-UI_OviCan_v2, whole genome shotgun sequence genomic segment:
- the PPP2R5D gene encoding serine/threonine-protein phosphatase 2A 56 kDa regulatory subunit delta isoform isoform X1, producing the protein MPYKLKKEKEPPKLAKGTAKPSSSSKDGGGESTEEAQPQPQPQPQPQPQPPSSNKRPSNSTPPPTQLSKIKYSGGPQIVKKERRQSSSRFNLSKNRELQKLPALKDSPTQEREELFIQKLRQCCVLFDFVSDPLSDLKFKEVKRAGLNEMVEYITHSRDVVTEAIYPEAVTMFSVNLFRTLPPSSNPTGAEFDPEEDEPTLEAAWPHLQLVYEFFLRFLESPDFQPNIAKKYIDQKFVLALLDLFDSEDPRERDFLKTILHRIYGKFLGLRAYIRRQINHIFYRFIYETEHHNGIAELLEILGSIINGFALPLKEEHKMFLIRVLLPLHKVKSLSVYHPQLAYCVVQFLEKESSLTEPVIVGLLKFWPKTHSPKEVMFLNELEEILDVIEPSEFSKVMEPLFRQLAKCVSSPHFQVAERALYYWNNEYIMSLISDNAARVLPIMFPALYRNSKSHWNKTIHGLIYNALKLFMEMNQKLFDDCTQQYKAEKQKGRFRMKEREEMWQKIEELARLNPQYPMFRAPPPLPPVYSMETETPTAEDIQLLKRTVETEAVQMLKDIKKEKVLLRRKSELPQDVYTIKALEAHKRAEEFLTASQEAL; encoded by the exons ATGCCCTATAAACTGAAGAAGGAGAAG GAGCCCCCCAAGCTTGCCAAAGGCACGGCCAAGCCCAGCAGCTCGAGCAAGGATGGTGGAGGCGAGAGCACGGAGGAG GCCCAGCCACAgccgcagccccagccccagccacaaCCCCAGCCGCCATCATCCAACAAGCGTCCCAGCAACAGCACGCCGCCCCCGACGCAGCTCAGCAAGATCAAGTACTCAGGGGGCCCCCAGATTGTCAAGAAGGAGCGACGACAGAGCTCCTCCCGCTTCAACCTCAGCAAGAACCGGGAGCTGCAGAAGCTTCCTGCCCTGAAAG acTCGCCCACCCAGGAGCGGGAGGAGCTGTTTATCCAGAAGCTGCGCCAGTGCTGCGTCCTCTTCGACTTCGTGTCAGACCCACTCAGTGACCTCAAATTCAAGGAGGTGAAGCGGGCAGGACTGAACGAAATGGTGGAGTACATCACCCACAGCCGCGATGTCGTCACTGAGGCCATTTACCCTGAGGCCGTCACCATG TTTTCAGTGAACCTCTTTCGGACGCTGCCACCTTCATCGAATCCCACCGGGGCTGAGTTTGACCCTGAGGAAGATGAGCCCACCCTGGAGGCTGCCTGGCCGCATCTCCAG CTCGTCTATGAGTTTTTCTTACGTTTCCTCGAGTCTCCTGACTTCCAGCCAAACATAGCCAAGAAATACATTGACCAAAAGTTTGTCCTTGCT CTCCTGGACCTGTTTGACAGTGAGGACCCTCGAGAGCGGGACTTCCTCAAGACCATCTTGCATCGCATCTATGGCAAGTTTTTGGGGCTCCGGGCTTATATCCGTAGGCAGATCAACCACATCTTCTACAG GTTCATCTACGAGACGGAGCATCACAATGGGATTGCCGAGCTCCTGGAGATTCTGGGCAG catcatcaATGGCTTTGCCTTGCCCCTGAAGGAAGAGCACAAAATGTTTCTGATCCGGGTCCTTCTTCCCCTTCACAAGGTCAAGTCCCTGAGTGTCTATCACCCTCAG CTGGCATACTGCGTGGTGCAGTTCCTAGAGAAGGAGAGCAGCCTCACTGAGCCG GTGATTGTAGGCCTCCTCAAGTTCTGGCCCAAGACCCACAGCCCCAAGGAAGTGATGTTTCTGAATGAGCTAGAGGAGATCCTGGATGTCATTGAGCCTTCAgagttcagcaaagtgatggagCCTCTCTTCCGCCAGCTTGCCAAGTGTGTCTCCAGCCCCCATTTCCAG GTGGCGGAGCGTGCCCTCTATTACTGGAACAATGAATACATCATGAGCCTGATAAGTGACAACGCCGCCCGAGTCCTCCCCATCATGTTCCCTGCACTCTACAGGAACTCCAAGAGCCACTGGAACAA GACAATCCACGGGCTGATCTACAATGCCCTGAAGCTGTTTATGGAGATGAATCAGAAGCTGTTTGATGACTGTACACAACAGTACAAGGCTGAGAAGCAGAA GGGCAGGTTTCgcatgaaggagagagaagagatgtGGCAAAAGATTGAGGAGCTGGCCCGACTTAATCCCCAG TATCCCATGTTCCGAGCACCTCCCCCTCTGCCTCCCGTGTACTCGATGGAGACCGAGACCCCCACGGCAGAGGACATCCAGCTTCTGAAGAGGACGGTGGAGACAGAGGCCGTGCAG atgctGAAGGACATCAAGAAGGAGAAAGTGCTGCTCCGGCGGAAGTCCGAGCTGCCCCAGGACGTGTACACCATCAAGGCGCTGGAGGCGCACAAGCGGGCCGAAGAGTTCCTAACTGCCAGCCAGGAGGCCCTCTGA
- the PPP2R5D gene encoding serine/threonine-protein phosphatase 2A 56 kDa regulatory subunit delta isoform isoform X2: MVEYITHSRDVVTEAIYPEAVTMFSVNLFRTLPPSSNPTGAEFDPEEDEPTLEAAWPHLQLVYEFFLRFLESPDFQPNIAKKYIDQKFVLALLDLFDSEDPRERDFLKTILHRIYGKFLGLRAYIRRQINHIFYRFIYETEHHNGIAELLEILGSIINGFALPLKEEHKMFLIRVLLPLHKVKSLSVYHPQLAYCVVQFLEKESSLTEPVIVGLLKFWPKTHSPKEVMFLNELEEILDVIEPSEFSKVMEPLFRQLAKCVSSPHFQVAERALYYWNNEYIMSLISDNAARVLPIMFPALYRNSKSHWNKTIHGLIYNALKLFMEMNQKLFDDCTQQYKAEKQKGRFRMKEREEMWQKIEELARLNPQYPMFRAPPPLPPVYSMETETPTAEDIQLLKRTVETEAVQMLKDIKKEKVLLRRKSELPQDVYTIKALEAHKRAEEFLTASQEAL; this comes from the exons ATGGTGGAGTACATCACCCACAGCCGCGATGTCGTCACTGAGGCCATTTACCCTGAGGCCGTCACCATG TTTTCAGTGAACCTCTTTCGGACGCTGCCACCTTCATCGAATCCCACCGGGGCTGAGTTTGACCCTGAGGAAGATGAGCCCACCCTGGAGGCTGCCTGGCCGCATCTCCAG CTCGTCTATGAGTTTTTCTTACGTTTCCTCGAGTCTCCTGACTTCCAGCCAAACATAGCCAAGAAATACATTGACCAAAAGTTTGTCCTTGCT CTCCTGGACCTGTTTGACAGTGAGGACCCTCGAGAGCGGGACTTCCTCAAGACCATCTTGCATCGCATCTATGGCAAGTTTTTGGGGCTCCGGGCTTATATCCGTAGGCAGATCAACCACATCTTCTACAG GTTCATCTACGAGACGGAGCATCACAATGGGATTGCCGAGCTCCTGGAGATTCTGGGCAG catcatcaATGGCTTTGCCTTGCCCCTGAAGGAAGAGCACAAAATGTTTCTGATCCGGGTCCTTCTTCCCCTTCACAAGGTCAAGTCCCTGAGTGTCTATCACCCTCAG CTGGCATACTGCGTGGTGCAGTTCCTAGAGAAGGAGAGCAGCCTCACTGAGCCG GTGATTGTAGGCCTCCTCAAGTTCTGGCCCAAGACCCACAGCCCCAAGGAAGTGATGTTTCTGAATGAGCTAGAGGAGATCCTGGATGTCATTGAGCCTTCAgagttcagcaaagtgatggagCCTCTCTTCCGCCAGCTTGCCAAGTGTGTCTCCAGCCCCCATTTCCAG GTGGCGGAGCGTGCCCTCTATTACTGGAACAATGAATACATCATGAGCCTGATAAGTGACAACGCCGCCCGAGTCCTCCCCATCATGTTCCCTGCACTCTACAGGAACTCCAAGAGCCACTGGAACAA GACAATCCACGGGCTGATCTACAATGCCCTGAAGCTGTTTATGGAGATGAATCAGAAGCTGTTTGATGACTGTACACAACAGTACAAGGCTGAGAAGCAGAA GGGCAGGTTTCgcatgaaggagagagaagagatgtGGCAAAAGATTGAGGAGCTGGCCCGACTTAATCCCCAG TATCCCATGTTCCGAGCACCTCCCCCTCTGCCTCCCGTGTACTCGATGGAGACCGAGACCCCCACGGCAGAGGACATCCAGCTTCTGAAGAGGACGGTGGAGACAGAGGCCGTGCAG atgctGAAGGACATCAAGAAGGAGAAAGTGCTGCTCCGGCGGAAGTCCGAGCTGCCCCAGGACGTGTACACCATCAAGGCGCTGGAGGCGCACAAGCGGGCCGAAGAGTTCCTAACTGCCAGCCAGGAGGCCCTCTGA